The nucleotide sequence ttagacatggcttactagccagccaagctttcagtgaaagcttcggtccaaaacactagacatggccaatggccagccaagctttagcagatcattgcatTCAATAGCAAATTTGATAgagatcaacaagctcttgtgatgataagttgaaacctcggtccaaaagtttagacatggcttcacaaccagccagacttcaacaaatcatcatgaaactctagaattcgttcttaaaaattatgaagacatagaataatttattttttgaaaattttttcgaaaatgaaaataaaaacaaaaatcttaaaattaaaataaaattacctaatctgagcaacaagatgaaccgtcagttgtccaaactcgaacaatccccggcaacggcgccaaaaacttggtacacaaaatcgtgatcgcacacttttcacacaactccatgcagctgaccagcaagtgccctgggtcgtccaagtaataccttacgggagtaagggtcgatcccacggaaattgtcggcttgaagcaagctatggtcatccttgtaaatctcagtcaggcggattcaaatggttatgggattttgataaataaaataaaattaaaacagaaaataagataaaagcacttatgtaattcattggtgggatttcagataagcgtgtgaagatgctttgttccttctgaacctctgctttcctattgccttcatccaatcattcatactcacttccatggcaagctgtatgttggggatcaccgttgtcaatggctaccgtccgtcctctcagtgaaaatggtccaaatacgctgtcaccgcatgactaatcatctatcggttctcactcatgttggaataggatccattgatccttttgcgtctgtcactacgcccaacactcgcgagtttgaagctagtcacagtcatcccatcccagatcctactcggaataccacagataaggtttagacttttcggatctcaagaatggccgcaataattctagcctataccacgaaggttttaatcttagattagaaacccaagacatatgcactcaagctattgcagatagaacggaggtggttgtcaggcacgcgttcataggtgagaatgatgatgagtgtcacggatcatcacattcctcAGGTTGAAGTGttagtgaatatcttggaataagaataagcttgaattgaatagaaaaacaatagtactttgcattaattcatgaggaacagcagagctccacaccttaatctatggtgtgtagaaactccaccgttgaaaatacataagtaaaaatagggtagacatggccgagtggctagcctcccatggaggtctcagaacataaaagttacataatgtgttccagagattctgagatgaaaatacaatagtaaaaggtcctatttataatgaactagtagcctaaggtttacagaaataagtaaatgatgcagaaatctactttcgggcccacttggtgtgtgcttgggctgagcattgaagctttcacatgtagagacttttcttggagttaaacgccagctctggtgctagtttgggcgtttaactctagcttttatgccagttctggcgtttaacgccagaatagggtagaaaatgggcgtttaaacgccagtttgcgttatcaaaactcaagcaaagtatggactattatgtattgctggaaagctcaaaatgtttactttccaacgcaattaagagcgcgccaattgggcttctatagctctagaaaatccacttcgagtacagggaggtcagaatccaacagcatctgcagtcctttttcagcctctgaatcagatttttgctcaggtccctcaatttcagccagaaaatacctgaaatcacaaaaaaacacacaaacacatagtaaagtctataaatgtaatttttaattaaaaactaataaaaatataataaaaagtaataaaaacatactaaaaactatttaaaaacaatgccaaaaagcgtataaattatccgctcatcactagccTCCAAAAAAAAGTGTCAAGGCACTCTTCCCTACAGACTAATTTATGATACACAACAAAAAGATGATATccgttagctaccagatgtgtcgagATTGGAAACATAACtaacacgtgagctcacggccagtaggacaagcatacatcatatgcatttgtttgggTATACATAATTGTTTGATTTTCCTACTTGTTAATCTATTTGCTACTTGTGCTACCTAAAGTATTTATACCTTGTTGTGATTGATTTTGGATGTATTTCTTGTGTTTGTTTTCCCTAAATGAAGGGGGTAAGATAAGATGATAGTTGAAATTGGTAACTTGTATTGCTACAAAGTTTGATGTGTTTGGTAACTTTTGAGGGTTGGCATGGTCAATTAATGAGAAATACATTATGGTGGTGTTAGTTTAATACCTATACATAAGTTGTTTGCTCTAGAGGTCCTAGCTTGTGAATTTAAGTGAATTATGATAATAAAGGTTTAGTTAATGAATTGAAAAGTAAGAAGGTTAATTAAATTGTAATAAAATTGTAGTACACAGTAGAGGTTCCTTTCCAACAGTTTAGCTTAAACCCTAGGCTTTGAAATCCTGTCGAGTCAGAGATCAGGAATGTCTAGAGGTTTTATGTTCCCTTATATAGTCGTTATTTGGATTCGTTACCCGACTAAAAACCTCTAGATTGTCACTGATTgttatttatttctctttttcagATCTCAATAGACTTCTGTGATAACTAAGTTGATCTGGTGAATTCCTACTTCTTCAGAGCAACTAGAATAATCTTGGTGGTCTCCACTCATGACCTATGTAACCATCGTGTGTATTTGCAGTCTGAAAGacaaaaattttgtttatttatgatttatttgcaAAAATGTTTAGAGTCTTGTGTATGCACTATTATGTATTGAAATAtttgtattaattaaatttaatattcttATTTGAAATCTTTCCATTCATCTACTTNNNNNNNNNNNNNNNNNNNNNNNNNNNNNNNNNNNNNNNNNNNNNNNNNNNNNNNNNNNNNNNNNNNNNNNNNNNNNNNNNNNNNNNNNNNNNNNNNNNNNNNNNNNNNNNNNNNNNNNNNNNNNNNNNNNNNNNNNAAAAAAGGCTCACATGCTCCTACATATGTATCGTTAATATTATTGATATGTTAAATTAAGAGTCTGAGTTTAAAGGTCACCATAATATTCTAGCTGATAGTCGATTATGACTGAGGCATAATGGATTCATTAGTTAGGGTATTACAGAATCATATATAATTCATCCAATTTCTGTCATTCTTAATGGATCCAACTATAACCATTGGGTTGAAGTCATGAGAAGGGTTTCTCAAAGGCAATAAATTATGGCGTTATGTGACTAGGGATATTGTACGTCCAACTAAAATTGAGACTGAAGAAGTGACTAAAAAATCCAAAGAAGCTTCCATTGAATCCATTTAATGTTGACAAAGCCTTTAGCGAGAAATTAGAAGATTGGAATAGTAAGAATTACTAAATGATTACTTGGTTTTGCAACACATCTACACCTGGCATTCACCTTCAATTTGGATATTTTAAAACTGGTAAAGAGGTATGAGATCACTTGGCAAAATGCTACACCATTTCTAATCTTTCACATTAATATCAATTGCTTAAGGAACTTCACAACCTTAAGCAAGAACGTGGTCAGGTTGTTTATGATTTTCTAGCATAGATTGAATGCATTTGGAATCAATTGACCTCTTGTGAACTTGTTCTTAAAGATGCTACTGATGCTAAAGCTTACGAGGATTATCGCATGTCACCTATGTGTCATGTTTTCTCCTCTTTGTCTGCCACTACTATCGCACTATCTATTCACACTATTGATGAATCCCTTATGTTTGTGAATCAAAATGATCTACCTCACAGTCTGACCTTTACTTACATAATACTTATTTCATTTCTAAATTGAATTTCAATCTTATCTCTATGGATTAATTAGTTAAACTTGGTTTTGATGTCCACTTATTTATTTTTGGTTGTCGTGTGCATGATCCTTGGACGGATCAAATCATTAGGATTGAATGTAAGGTTGGAAGATTGTGTGAACATAGGAATCTTCATGTTCCCTCTAGCACAAACATATGTGATATTTCTCCTCCATCTACACTTCACTTATGGCATTGTTGTCTTGCTCACAGTTCTTTAGAAAATTGCGTCCTCACATTTCTAAAAGAGTATTAGGATCGATCAATAATGAGTATTTTGATTGTATTTTTTTGTCAAACTGCAAAACAACCAGCTTTacctttttataatattttatctctttcttgttcttcttttgATCTTATACACTCTTATGTTTGGGGCCTGGTCTCAGCTTCTATGGGGAGCAGAAGGAACTCgatattttgttatatttattgataatagaaatataagaaaaagaatcAGAAATGTGTTTATGTATGTTGTGCCATTCATTGATACTAGAAGGTTATTTATACAAATATTTTCAATAGTAATCTTAATAACTCTACTAACTACTCCACTAATTATCCACTAATATTAACAACTTCTTAACAACTTTACTAACCTATACCTAATTCACTAACCATATTCTAAtatccccctcaaactcaagtgggagctaaggagaCCATATTGAGTGTGAACACTATATTTCAAAAACGAGTAGGATAATGAGTCTTGGTAAAGATATCAGTCTTATGATCTATAGCTCCAATAGCAATTAGATGAATAGCATAAATGAGAAGTCGTTATTGTACAAAATGACAATCATTCTCAATGTATTTGGTTTGCTCATGAAAGATATTATTATGGACAATATGAATAGAACTTCCATTATCACAATAGAGATTAGTAGAAAAAGATTGAGTAGTCCCCAAATCTTCAAGAATCCAACAAATTGCAATGACCTTAGTAGAAGGGTCAATCAGAGCACGATATTCTGCTTCAATGCTTGATTGAGCTATAAAAGTTTGTTTCTTGGCACGCCAGGAGACAAGAGAGTCACCAAGAAAAATATAGTAATCAATAGTAAAATGGCAATCAGTGGGGTctccagcccaatcagcatcagcATGTGCTTGAAGTATTGAAGAAGATTGTGTGAAAAAATAAAGACCTTGAAAAATAGTACCTATAAGAATCCAAAGAATAACAGCATAATGAGTAGTGTGGGGTGCTAATAAGAAATGGCTAACAACATGAACAAGATAAGCAATCTCTGGTCGAGTAACAGTTAGATAGACAAGACCACCAACCAATTGTCTGTAGAGAGTGGGATTATCCAAAGCAGTGCCATCCATAGGAGTGAAGCAAGCATTAGTCTCAAGAAGAGTAGATTATGTGTGACTATATATAATCCCAACCTGAGCAAGAAGATCAGATGCATACTTTACTTGAGAAAGATAAATGCCATCTTTTGACGAGATAACTTCAAGaccaagaaaataactaaaagatGCAAGGTCTTTCATCTCAAATAAAGTGGTGGTGAAGGCTTGCTTTGAGATCAGTTATTCCATCAACATCATCGATAGTGATTTTTATCTCACCAACATATAATAGTAGAAGAACAACACCCTTGTCACTTATGCGAATGAAAAGAGCATTCTCTTAATGACTGCAAGTGAAACCAAGGTTGTAGACAGTATTGTTGAACCTTTCAAACCATTCTCGAGGACTTTGCTTAATACCATAGAGTGCCTTGCAAAACAGATAATCTTTGTTTGAAGAACAAGAATATTCTGGAGGAGGTTTCATGTAGACTTTATTTTTCAAGTCACCATTGAAAAAAgtatttttcacatccatctgaCATAGAGACCATTTGTGGATAGTAGCAATTGCAAGAAGAGCTGAACAGATGTGAGTTAAGAAACatgagcaaaagtctcttcataatcgATGCTATACTCTAGTACATCCTTGAGCAACCAAACGAGCCTTATACTTgtcaatagagccatcagagTAAGTCTTAATTTTGTATATCTATCTATTGCCCACAATATCCTTATCAGAAGGAGAATTAACTAAGTCCCAAGTATGTGCTTTATCTAACGCTTGGATTTCCTCCAGCATTACTTGCTATCAATTTGGATCTGTGGAGGCCTCTTTGTATGACCTAGGTTCATAAGTGTAAAGGCTAGTAGCAAAACAATGATGATCAAGAAGACATGGATGTGGATTTCTTATCCTAGTACTGCAAGTGGATAGAAGAGGAAGTACCACATGAGTAGGATCATCATTTGGGCTTTAATCATCTGGAATTGTAGAAGGGATAGGAATAAGAGGCTTAGAAGGTGGTCTTGTCACAATTCTTATATTATCATCATCACTAGAGAAAAGATCAACATAAGAATTAGTAAAAAAGTGAATGGGTAGGAGAAATGGAGACTGAAAGGAATAGAAACTTGATAGTATGAGATATTTCCAGAatacaacatgacgagatatgtAAATTTGTTGAGAGATAGGATCCGAACAATGATAACTTTTAagttcagtgccataaccaagaaaacaacatAAGCGAGCTCCAGGTTCAAGTTTATTATTCTCATGGGGATGAAGTAGAACAAAATAAACACAATCAAAGACTTTAAGCAAACTATAGTCTAGTGAATTATTATAGAGACACTCAAAAGGAGTGATGTTACCTAGAACAAAAGAAGAAAGATGATTGATAACATGGACAACAATGAAAATAACTTCATCCCAAACATGTTCAGGATAAGAAGAGGAAAGAACTACTACACAAATAGAGTCAAGAATGCGATGATGTTTGCATTCAGCTCTGCCATTTTGTTGAAATATTTCAGTAAGAGAATTCAGACAAGGTGCCCTTTTCAGGAATGAAGTTCTAAAGTTTGGAATCACGGTACTTTATTGCATTGTCACATTAAAAAActttaatgaatttagaaaattgTGTTTTAATCATAGTAACAAATTTGATGTGAATATGAGGTAATTCATgtctattaaatattaaataaactcaagtaaaacgtgaataatcatcaataaatataacaaaatatGAAGCTCCCCACATAGAAGTTGTGGGAACAAGCCTCCAGACATTAGAGTATATAAGATCAAAAGAAGAACAAGCAAGAGATTAACTATTATGAAAAGATAAAGATGGATGTTTTGTAGTTTaacaagaaatgcaatcaaaagactTATTATTGACTGATCCTAATACTCCCTTAGACACGGGAGGACATGTAAGAATCGGAATAACTGCTCTAATAGAATAATACTTTTTAACTGTCTggaataggttcaaaaatatagaaataatattttaaaaataaaaaggtaaaatttgaattcaatgaatttttctgagtggaaaaaatgtatcttttacgaaaaatttttgtaaaaatgcgtaccgacACTTAAGCTGGCAATACCGGCTTTAGTCTGACCGATACCAcatattgagaaaaataagattttaaaaattgaatttattgttttaaaaggacaaaaataatttagaatcgaaaaccgagcactaatcttaaaggttttggcccaaagtgggccaaacgggcaAAAAATACAAACGGATtagaccggacccaagttggacccaagcccaacatatatatatgaCTTTTAATGAGCATTCATCTCATTTTAACCGAATTTGAGAGAGAggggcgctgatttgagaagagaggagaagagggtaATGTTACAATTCATCACTatcttccgggagccataacaTGAGCTATggtgctccgattgacgagctgtttgcaGCCACACGAAGCTCTTGTCAAGCTCTTTGTTTCTATATAAACAAAGTGGTAAGATTTTTGAAATCCATACTCCACTTTCCATCCCTAACAGTTTCGCATTTTTTGTtatagtttttgagtagattttgtgattttgtttgtttaggggtgatctagtATTGGAATATTGTTAGGTTTTGTCTCTAATCTCATTGGGTAAGGTAAGTCTCTTAAAACTCTTGTGTTTTGATGTTTTGGGTTAGCCCGAGTGATGTTTTTGTATgttatatgatgttagattgagctttggtgtttgttggagttggtttgagGCTTTTGGATCGAGCTTGGTTGCTTCattttggtgtttggtgcatattagaaatcggccaaggtatggtttcagttttttctatgtaatatgtaatgtttctagacacttaggctagtgacctttAAGATAGGTTTGAATGATGTGGTTGTATGATTCTTTGTATGTACATCTTATGCTTGATGGTGGTTTGGATGGGGGTTGAATGAGTTGGCATGTGATGATATATGTATGATGgtagatgatgattattgatgggTATGATGACTTTGATGAGTTATGATGGTGGGTGTTGATGTTTGAAGATGAATGTTGATTATGATATTGATTATTGGTTATTATTTTTCATGTTGAAAACAAATGATTGAGGAGGTTTGACAAATTGATTGATGATAATGGGACTAATTAGATGAAATATATGATATATGTAGCATTGATAATGGTTGGAAATATTAAATGTTGGTATTGAGAAATTTTGATctgaattttggttgaatttagaGTTGGATGAGGTGAGTGTTAAATGGTTCAGATGATTGAATGATTTATATGATTGAGGAATGTTTGGTATGGATTCTTGAGTAATTTTGGTATTGTTGGGTTGTGAATAATTAGTTTTGAATTGAGAGTGTTGGTAAAATTGAGTTTTaaaggtttttggtaaaaacgGATTTTTGGCCAACTTTGGCAAATCATATCTTAAGCCCCAGTTTTTTATATTGATTGAATGTTGTATCAAATTGAAGATAatttaaagagctttaaaacgATATAGATTTTGTGGAAATCGAAATTTTGCAGAAAAAAGATATGATCATTGGAAGTTGGTGTCATAAATCTGGATTCTGTGATGTAGCAGAAAATTGTAAGTTCTGGTTTGTGTGCCTATGCATGCACCTGTGCCTACGCACCGAGCAGAACAAGTGTTATgactcatgcgtacgcacaacatcatgcgtacgcacaagctggGAAGAGCATTCTATTGAGTGCGTCCGCACGTATTCATGCGTACTCACAAGATGGAAAATTTTACTTTGTATGCATATGCACACTTCTATGTGTACGCACAAGTTAAGAAAACTCTACTggtgcgtgcgtatgcacaaccctatgcgtacgcacaagctctGCTTTTCAAATAAAAACTTTGTTTTCAATCGTTTTACCTTCCCGGTAAGCTTGCAAACTTTCGTAACGCTTGTTTAAGATCCCTTAACTTATTTTTAGGCTTTGAAACATAGAGAATACAATGAGTAAGTTTAATTTGATATTTTTGGTAAAAAGTTTAGAGTCGATGACTTAGGTTCTGGAGGTTATGGACGAAATTAGTGTAAGTTGAGTTGTGAAGTATGTCTTTGAGGAGAAATTGAGAAAGGAGAATGATTATAATGAAATGGAAACTTGATGATGGTTATGATTATACTGGAACTTGAAAATGAAGGATTATGGTTAATAGAATGGGTACAAATGGAATTGTGCTATAAGCTATGTTGTATTACTGAATTATTATGTTTGGCAAGTCGCTATACGCCTTGGGcaagggctgtggcagtctcccgcttgtTTGAGGTAGCGGTGCCGGTGTAGGGGCCGaggcagtctcccgcctacgttgagatgtgaggactgtggcagtctccctctgggcactatatccctggtcatggcagaaaggcgacatcaCGAGGATGTGTCGAGTTGGCAttttgaaccgacaagtgatatcacgagccaaataggatagacattcatcatatgcatcttctatatacTTTCttgatttgattacttgagttatgcctatttgaataacatgcctaaatGCTAGTTG is from Arachis ipaensis cultivar K30076 chromosome B01, Araip1.1, whole genome shotgun sequence and encodes:
- the LOC107611046 gene encoding uncharacterized protein LOC107611046, coding for MDGTALDNPTLYRQLVGGLVYLTVTRPEIAYLVHVVSHFLLAPHTTHYAVILWILIGTIFQGLYFFTQSSSILQAHADADWAGDPTDCHFTIDYYIFLGDSLVSWRAKKQTFIAQSSIEAEYRALIDPSTKVIAICWILEDLGTTQSFSTNLYCDNGSSIHIVHNNIFHEQTKYIENDCHFVQ